The sequence below is a genomic window from Rudanella lutea DSM 19387.
TCCCGTATCATTAGGTGCTGGTGCCGGTGGCGCGGGTATTCATCCGATCATGATGCGCTCGTTTGTTGACTTTATGCTGGCCGAATCGGCTCTGACGCTCGGTACCTCGGGCTCGCCCCGCGCCTTGCTGCGCTCGGCTATCGAAAAGTCGATGGCCGATGTACGGGCTCTGGCGATGGGCTCAACGGAGGCTGGTAAAATCAGCACCTTCGAAACCGACCAGAAAATTGTGTGGGCCGATCAGGTGACGCGTTACGTAAACAAGGTATTGGCCGACTACGATGCGGCTACTACCGACGATGCCCGCCTGAACATCATTGCTACCGAATACTGGCTGGCCCTGTACGGCAACGGTGTTGAGTCGTACAACCTTTATCGGCGTACCGGTAAGCCGGCTAATCAGCAGCCTGCCCTCGACCCCAACCCCGGTCAGTTTGTACGGTCATACTACTACCCAACTTCGTTTATCACCCGGAACTCAAACGCCAAACAAAAGCCGAACGTAACGGTGCCCGTTTTCTGGGACAACAACCCGGCTGGTTTTGTGAAGTAATCCGTACTGAAAACGTCAACTTTGAATCAAAAGAACATGAAATACATCCATACGTTTTGGGTAATGCTGCTGGTGATGGCTGTGGCCACCTCTTGCAAGACCGAAATGATCGAACGCATTGATGAGTTTAGCCTGGAGCAGGGTGGGTACATGCGAACCGTGACTCCCTTTCCGGTAGCTGCATCGACGTTTAGCGTCAGCAAAGCCAACATGGGCGGCACCCGGATGCAGCTTGTGGCTGAGGCTGTGACCCCCGATATGGGCGCATTATTTGCCTCGTACGACTTGTCGATTCGGTTTGTGGGCGTAGGGGCCAATGCGAGCAAAACAACTACCTATGCTCCCCTGCGCTCGATTCCGGCCTCGGCTTATGCCAAAGATCCCACAACCGGCTACCCACGCGCTACCATCACCGTGACAGGTGCCGAAGCACTGACGGCAACCAAGCTGACAGCGGCCGATGTAGCAGCCGGTGACCGGTTCGAAATTACGGCTGTGATGAAGCTGACTAATGGCAAGCAGTTTACCGCGGCCAACACCGGGGCAAACATCACGGGTGGGGCTTTTTACAGCTCACCGTTCTTTTACCGCCTGAATATCGTGCAGTAATCTGCGCGGGATTCGTTTTCAGAACCTATCGGGTAGCCCGCGCGGCTGCCTGATAGGTTCTTTTGTTTTATCAGCTGTATGTGTTGGGATAGGTAGTCAACAGATAGGAAATAGTCTGATCGAAAATGAGCTGTAAACTGTAATGAAATTTTTGTGTAATTATCCTTAGTAAACGAATCGTTAATTAGACTAACGGTGACTTGCTGTCGGTTGAAACGGTATGCCGATTGGGTCGTCTGGGTTTGGGGTAGCCCTAAAGTAAGACGGAGGCTGTAACTATAAGGCTTCAAAGAGGTTGATAGAAGTGATTGATCCGAAACGTACGGCGGCAATGGGTGATTGCAAGCAGACGAGTGACCTGAATTAGTTGGCCAAGTGCAACAGGAACCTCTTGGACGCGTCTTTTGGGGGAGTTACAGGCATTAAGTAGAATTACACGAATTGCCTTAAATGCAGAAAGTCTATAAAGTTTTGCAAACAATCTGTATTAAGAAATGGTAAAGAAATAATTTTGCGGCCTGTCAAGTAAATACAAACAATCAATATAACTAATTATCCATGAGACACTTTTTATTTGTCTTTCTGGCATTGTGGGGACTATCGCAGAGCCCTGCATATGCTCAAGACCGGCGGGTAACCGGTAAAGTTACCGATGCTGCCGATGGCGCTCCGATTCCGGGGGCAACCGTACTCGTGAAAGGCACGACGCGGGGCACCCAAACCGACGCCCAGGGTAACTACACCATTCAGGTGCCCAATACCGGCACAACGCTGGTGTTCAGCTTTGTCGGGACCACCAGCCAGGAGATTACGATTGGCACCCGTTCCCAAATCGACGTTCGGTTGTCGAACGATGCCCGTTCGCTCAACGAAGTGGTGGTGGTGGGTTACGGTACGCAACAGGCCCGCGACGTGAAAGGCTCTATTGCCTCGATCAAAGCGGCCGACCTGAACAACGTACCCGTACAAACCTTTGAGCAGGCACTGGCCGGCCGGGCACCGGGTGTACAGGTGACTCAAAGCAGCGGTAAACTGGGGGCTGGTCTACAAATTCGGGTGCGGGGTGCCGCGTCAATTTCGGCGGGTAACGATCCTCTGTACGTGGTAGATGGTATCCCCATTACGTCGCAGGACGGAAGCACCTCGACAACCGAGCCATACAGCCCTCTGGCCGATATTGACCCGAACGATATTGAAAGCATCGACATCCTGAAAGATGCTTCAGCATCAGCTATTTATGGTTCGCGGGCGAGCAACGGGGTCGTTCTGATCACTACCAAAAAAGGTCGGGCGGGTCGCACCAATGTCAATGTGGGTTTTTATACCGGCATTTCCGAGGCTACCAACCTGCGTCAGTTTCTCAACCGTGAGCAGTACATTGAACTGTTCAGCGAGGCTGCTACCAACATGGGTTACGACCCAGCCGAAGAGTTTGACGGTGCTGGTATCGACATCACATCGACTACCGACGAGCGTTGGTCAGAAGCTGCTTTCCGGCAGGGCTCGGTCAACCAGTTCAACTTTAACCTGAGTGGAGGTACTGAGAAAACCCGTTTCTACCTGAGTGGCGCTACCAACCGGCAGATCGGTATGATCAAGGCGAACGACTTCGGCCGGAACAACATCCGTCTGAACCTCGACCACACGGTAAGCGACCGCCTGTCGCTAGGGGCAAGCTTTGCTATTTCGCGTTCGATCAATAATAAGACCGCCGACGATAACGCGTTCTCGAACCCCGTACAGTTGAACGCCCTGCCGCCCTTACAGCCTGCTTTCGACCCCGCCACGGGCGAACTGAACCGCCGGACGCTGTACTACAATGCGCTGATCGAAGTGACCGACGCCTTTAACCGGGCTACCAGCTACCGCTCATTCGGTAACCTGAACGGAACCCTGCGTTTGGCCAAAGGGCTTAACTTCCGGACTGAGTTTGGGTATGACCTGCTGAACTTGCAGGAGGAAATTTACCGCACCCGCCGGACCGAAGACGGTGCCCCCACGGGTTATGGCTACCAGAACCAGCTGCGCAACATCAACTGGACAACCAACAACACACTGAATTACAACAACTCGTTTGGCGACCACGCCATCGACGCGTTGGCGGGTATCACGTACCAGGAAAGCGACATTCAGAACGTAAACGCTACGGGTCGGGGCTTCCCCAACGATCAGTTCACGAAGCTGGCCAGCGCGGCCCGGATTATTGGCGGTAGCTCAACCCAAACGGGCTACAGCATTCTGTCGTACATTGCCCGGGTCAACTACCGTTTCCGGGATCGGTATCTGCTGGGTGTGTCGGGTCGTGTCGACGGTAGCAGCCGTTTCGGGGCCGAAAACCGCTACGGGGTGTTCCCATCGGTATCAGCGGGCTGGATTATCAACGAAGAGTCCTTCCTGCAAAACAATACGACCATCAGCCTGCTCAAGCTGCGGGCCAGCTATGGTCTGACGGGTAACTCCGAAATTGGCAACTTTGCCTCACGCGGGCTGTACTCAGCCGTATTCTACGCCGATCAGGCGGGTATCATCCCCTCGCAACTGGCTAACCCCCAGCTGGGTTGGGAAACCACGGCTCAGTTCGACGTAGGGCTTGAGTTTGGTTTGTTGCGCAACCGCATCAACGGTCAGATTGATTTCTATAACAAA
It includes:
- a CDS encoding SusC/RagA family TonB-linked outer membrane protein — its product is MRHFLFVFLALWGLSQSPAYAQDRRVTGKVTDAADGAPIPGATVLVKGTTRGTQTDAQGNYTIQVPNTGTTLVFSFVGTTSQEITIGTRSQIDVRLSNDARSLNEVVVVGYGTQQARDVKGSIASIKAADLNNVPVQTFEQALAGRAPGVQVTQSSGKLGAGLQIRVRGAASISAGNDPLYVVDGIPITSQDGSTSTTEPYSPLADIDPNDIESIDILKDASASAIYGSRASNGVVLITTKKGRAGRTNVNVGFYTGISEATNLRQFLNREQYIELFSEAATNMGYDPAEEFDGAGIDITSTTDERWSEAAFRQGSVNQFNFNLSGGTEKTRFYLSGATNRQIGMIKANDFGRNNIRLNLDHTVSDRLSLGASFAISRSINNKTADDNAFSNPVQLNALPPLQPAFDPATGELNRRTLYYNALIEVTDAFNRATSYRSFGNLNGTLRLAKGLNFRTEFGYDLLNLQEEIYRTRRTEDGAPTGYGYQNQLRNINWTTNNTLNYNNSFGDHAIDALAGITYQESDIQNVNATGRGFPNDQFTKLASAARIIGGSSTQTGYSILSYIARVNYRFRDRYLLGVSGRVDGSSRFGAENRYGVFPSVSAGWIINEESFLQNNTTISLLKLRASYGLTGNSEIGNFASRGLYSAVFYADQAGIIPSQLANPQLGWETTAQFDVGLEFGLLRNRINGQIDFYNKDTRDLLLNRPLPGISGYTTIAQNVGSLRNRGVEFSITSQNTTKAFRWSTNFNIAVNRNKVTQLNGQPIEPGSRFLGRVAVGEPLGYFYGKKFLGADPQTGDAIYEGADGKPTNNYAAAPNMKVGDPNPDFIAGLTNNFSYKGFDLSVLLQGVFGNDLYNVAGFFQSVNGDYFDNQTVDQMNRWQKPGDITMVPQARLYEGNGAGVSSRWVQDGTFVRVKTASLGYTIPSSLLRKVSMQSARVYVSGLNLFTFTKYTGYDPEVNTQYSATSNQNANVTLGHDFYTPPQQRTITFGINIGF